In a single window of the Anaerotruncus rubiinfantis genome:
- a CDS encoding ABC transporter permease, translating into MTAIYKRELRSYLITPIGFVFLAIFYAIAGYYFFGYHLYGASADFSYMFSALFTFVIFITPLLTMRMFSEEKRYKTDQALLTAPVSLTSIVLGKYLASVTMFLAAQAVTLIYLVIVGTKGPVDYPVFFGHFIGMLLLGMALCALGMFISSLTESQIIAAVGGMGTGMLFMMIDSIGQMTGNPAAQKIFDSLSFYVHYKDFTSGILNIADILFFLSIAVLFCFLTVRVLEKRRWS; encoded by the coding sequence ATGACTGCGATTTATAAGCGCGAGCTGCGTTCTTATCTGATCACACCGATCGGTTTTGTTTTTCTGGCGATCTTCTATGCAATCGCCGGCTATTATTTCTTTGGCTACCACCTATACGGCGCGTCGGCCGATTTCAGCTACATGTTTTCGGCGTTGTTCACCTTTGTGATCTTTATCACCCCGCTGCTCACCATGCGCATGTTCAGCGAGGAAAAACGCTATAAGACCGATCAGGCGCTGCTCACCGCGCCAGTGAGTCTGACTTCTATCGTGCTGGGAAAATACCTGGCCTCGGTGACCATGTTCCTGGCCGCGCAGGCGGTGACGCTCATCTACCTTGTCATCGTGGGGACCAAGGGCCCGGTCGATTACCCGGTATTTTTCGGGCATTTCATCGGTATGCTGCTGCTCGGCATGGCGCTGTGCGCGCTCGGGATGTTCATCTCTTCCCTGACCGAAAGCCAGATCATCGCGGCGGTCGGCGGCATGGGAACCGGCATGCTCTTTATGATGATCGATTCGATCGGCCAGATGACAGGGAACCCCGCCGCGCAGAAGATTTTCGATTCCCTGTCCTTCTATGTCCACTATAAGGACTTCACATCCGGTATTCTCAATATCGCGGATATCCTGTTCTTCCTTTCGATCGCGGTGTTGTTCTGTTTCCTGACAGTGCGCGTTTTGGAAAAACGCCGCTGGAGCTGA
- a CDS encoding ABC transporter ATP-binding protein, with protein sequence MLEVSGITKCYGNKTAVDNISFKVNQGEIVGFLGTNGAGKSTTMNIITGYLSATDGTVTVDGYDVMQNPVKVKERIGYLPEIPPLYQDMTVWESLRFAYELKRVKLDRDRHLNEICDLVKISDVKDRLVKNLSKGYRQRVGLGCALIGNPPILILDEPTVGLDPKQIIEIRNLITKLAKTRTVILSSHILPEIQAVCGRIIIINKGKIVADDTPDNLTAAQAKDHRLILQAPGEPGEIKKLLKSIPQVSAVEAGEVTEPGVHHYFVDAGGEDVRKEVFFLMAEHKIPLMELSYKHVTLEDAFLKLTKEGYVPAEPEAAKAQDAPQAAKAQESPAAETDETQEGAKTK encoded by the coding sequence ATGCTTGAGGTTTCCGGTATCACGAAATGTTATGGAAACAAAACAGCAGTAGACAATATCAGCTTCAAGGTGAACCAAGGGGAGATCGTTGGATTTCTCGGCACCAACGGCGCCGGCAAATCCACCACGATGAACATCATCACCGGCTATCTTTCCGCCACCGACGGTACTGTCACGGTGGATGGGTACGACGTGATGCAAAACCCCGTCAAGGTGAAGGAAAGGATCGGCTACCTGCCGGAAATCCCACCGCTTTATCAGGATATGACCGTCTGGGAAAGCCTGCGTTTTGCCTATGAGCTCAAACGGGTCAAACTTGACCGTGACCGGCATTTGAATGAAATCTGCGACCTTGTGAAGATCTCGGATGTGAAGGACCGCCTTGTCAAAAATCTTTCCAAAGGTTACCGCCAGCGTGTGGGTCTTGGCTGCGCGCTCATTGGCAATCCGCCCATTCTGATCTTGGACGAGCCCACCGTCGGGCTCGACCCGAAACAGATCATCGAGATCCGAAACCTGATCACAAAACTTGCGAAAACCCGCACCGTCATTCTTTCTTCGCACATCCTGCCGGAAATCCAGGCGGTCTGCGGACGCATCATTATCATAAACAAGGGTAAAATCGTGGCTGACGATACGCCGGACAACCTCACTGCGGCACAGGCGAAGGATCACCGGCTGATCCTTCAGGCGCCGGGCGAACCGGGTGAAATCAAGAAGCTTCTCAAATCCATCCCGCAGGTTTCAGCGGTGGAGGCGGGGGAAGTGACCGAGCCGGGCGTACATCACTACTTTGTAGACGCGGGCGGGGAAGATGTCCGCAAGGAAGTGTTCTTCCTGATGGCGGAACACAAAATCCCGCTGATGGAACTGAGCTACAAGCATGTCACCCTTGAGGACGCTTTCCTGAAGTTGACCAAGGAAGGCTATGTCCCGGCGGAGCCGGAAGCGGCGAAGGCACAGGATGCGCCGCAAGCGGCAAAAGCGCAGGAATCCCCTGCCGCCGAAACCGATGAGACTCAGGAAGGAGCAAAAACAAAATGA
- the yaaA gene encoding peroxide stress protein YaaA encodes MIAIISPAKNMRASALPGLVPDRPGRLAQTKRLAGILKELSPWQLESLMKINPELALGAFDAFQAFDPAKPGFPALLSYDGLQYKNLQAEDFSPADFSFADEHLRIVSAFYGLLRPSDGIQPYRLELQCRLKVDGKNLYAFWGDALYRELFAAGNPVVNLASAEYAKVIRSHLTPADPFITVNFLVRKRQKLTCLPTFAKMARGRMARMIVKERLTKPQQLRSFHWDGFSFAENLSDDFTYTFVREA; translated from the coding sequence ATGATCGCCATCATTTCCCCCGCCAAAAATATGCGCGCATCCGCCCTTCCCGGACTCGTTCCGGACCGGCCTGGCCGCCTTGCCCAGACAAAACGGCTGGCCGGGATTTTAAAGGAGCTTTCCCCCTGGCAGCTTGAAAGCCTGATGAAAATAAATCCGGAGCTGGCGCTCGGGGCCTTTGACGCCTTCCAAGCGTTCGATCCCGCCAAACCCGGTTTTCCGGCGCTGCTCTCCTATGACGGACTGCAGTATAAAAATTTGCAGGCGGAAGATTTTTCACCTGCAGATTTCTCCTTCGCGGACGAACACCTGCGGATCGTCAGCGCCTTTTATGGGCTGCTGCGCCCTTCCGACGGCATCCAGCCTTACCGCCTCGAATTGCAGTGCAGGTTAAAGGTCGATGGAAAAAACCTCTATGCTTTCTGGGGCGATGCGCTTTACCGGGAGCTGTTCGCCGCGGGAAACCCGGTCGTCAATCTCGCCTCGGCGGAATATGCGAAGGTGATCCGCTCCCATCTCACCCCCGCGGACCCGTTCATCACTGTAAACTTCCTGGTTCGTAAGCGTCAAAAGTTAACCTGCCTGCCGACCTTTGCAAAGATGGCCCGCGGACGCATGGCGCGGATGATCGTGAAGGAACGGCTGACGAAACCGCAGCAGCTCCGCAGCTTTCACTGGGACGGGTTTTCCTTCGCGGAAAACCTCTCGGACGATTTTACATACACCTTTGTGCGTGAAGCATAA
- a CDS encoding TIGR04076 family protein: MKKVKITILKTTLDKELAQEYGAEGLGACPMMKAGQVFYADYAKPEGFCDEAWKAVYQYVFALAHGAGDGLFYYGDWIRKPGVAICSCNDGLRPVIMKLEVTDTVSEIDYEPIQ, translated from the coding sequence ATGAAAAAAGTAAAGATCACAATCTTAAAGACCACGCTCGACAAGGAGCTCGCGCAGGAATACGGCGCCGAAGGCCTTGGCGCCTGCCCGATGATGAAAGCGGGACAGGTCTTTTACGCGGACTATGCGAAGCCGGAGGGCTTCTGCGACGAGGCGTGGAAGGCGGTCTACCAGTATGTGTTCGCGCTGGCACACGGCGCGGGGGACGGCCTTTTCTATTATGGGGATTGGATCCGCAAGCCAGGCGTGGCCATCTGCAGCTGCAACGACGGGCTGCGGCCGGTCATTATGAAGCTGGAAGTGACTGATACCGTTTCCGAAATCGACTATGAGCCCATCCAGTAA
- the nspC gene encoding carboxynorspermidine decarboxylase translates to MARQDFGALPTPCYVVDEALILKNLEILKSVSDRTGCRILLAQKAFSMFALYPLVGRYLAGTAASGLYEAKLGHDEMGGETHIFSPAYKEAEFDEILSLCDHVVFNSFSQWGRFRQKALAAGRKCGIRVNPECSTQDHAIYDPCSPGSRLGVTRENFCPDLLDGISGLHFHTLCEQDSDALEATLDAVERQFGEFLPGMQWINFGGGHHITRPGYGLDRLCACIERMREKYGLTVYLEPGEAVALNAGFLVTEVQDVLHNGIDIAILDASAACHMPDVIEMPYRPPLFGAGEAGEKPYTCRLGGPTCLAGDVIGDYSFDRPLAVGDRLVFGDMAIYSMVKNNTFNGMRLPAIAVRRTDGRLELQKKFGYEDFRTRLS, encoded by the coding sequence ATGGCGCGGCAGGATTTCGGCGCGCTTCCCACCCCGTGTTATGTGGTGGACGAGGCGCTGATTTTAAAAAATCTGGAGATCCTAAAGTCGGTTTCCGACCGCACCGGATGCAGGATCCTGCTTGCGCAGAAGGCCTTCTCGATGTTCGCGCTCTACCCGCTCGTCGGGCGGTATCTCGCGGGCACTGCGGCAAGCGGCCTTTATGAGGCGAAGCTTGGCCACGACGAGATGGGCGGGGAGACCCACATCTTTTCGCCCGCCTACAAGGAAGCGGAATTTGATGAGATTCTCTCGCTCTGCGACCATGTGGTGTTCAATTCCTTCTCCCAGTGGGGACGCTTCCGGCAAAAGGCGCTCGCGGCCGGGCGAAAATGCGGCATCCGGGTGAATCCGGAATGCTCCACCCAGGACCACGCGATCTACGACCCCTGTTCGCCCGGTTCGCGGCTCGGCGTGACGCGGGAAAACTTTTGCCCCGACCTGCTCGATGGGATTTCGGGGCTTCACTTCCACACCCTCTGCGAGCAGGATTCCGACGCACTCGAAGCGACGCTCGACGCGGTCGAACGGCAGTTCGGGGAATTTCTGCCGGGCATGCAGTGGATCAACTTTGGTGGCGGGCACCACATCACCCGGCCGGGCTACGGCCTTGACCGGCTCTGCGCCTGCATCGAACGCATGCGGGAAAAATACGGCCTCACGGTCTACCTCGAACCGGGCGAGGCGGTCGCGCTGAACGCGGGATTCCTCGTCACCGAGGTGCAGGACGTCCTCCACAATGGGATTGACATCGCAATCCTGGACGCTTCGGCGGCCTGCCACATGCCGGATGTGATCGAGATGCCCTACCGCCCGCCGCTGTTCGGCGCGGGCGAGGCCGGGGAGAAACCGTACACCTGCCGGCTGGGCGGGCCGACCTGCCTTGCGGGCGACGTGATCGGGGACTATTCGTTCGACCGGCCGCTCGCGGTGGGCGACCGGCTTGTGTTCGGGGACATGGCGATCTATTCGATGGTCAAGAACAACACCTTTAACGGCATGCGCCTGCCGGCCATTGCGGTGCGGCGGACGGACGGACGGCTGGAACTCCAGAAGAAATTCGGCTATGAGGATTTCCGGACGCGCCTTTCATAA
- a CDS encoding saccharopine dehydrogenase family protein, with protein MGKALIIGCGGVAGVAIHKCCQNSEVFTEICIASRTKSKCDALKEKLEGATKTKITTAQVDADKVDELVALIEREKPDIVMNLALPYQDLTIMDACLACKVNYMDTANYEPLDTAKFEYKWQWAYQEKFKEAGITALLGSGFDPGVTGVFSAYAMKHHFDEINYIDILDCNGGDHGYPFATNFNPEINIREVSANGSYWEDGRWVETEPMQIKRVYDFPEIGPKDMYLLHHEELESLALNIKGIKRIRFFMTFGQSYLTHLKCLENVGMTSIEPIEFEGKQIVPLQFLKAVLPDPASLGPRTVGKTNIGCIFRGKKDGKDKTYYLYNVCDHQECYREVGSQAISYTTGVPAMIGAAMLMSGAWKGPGVFNIEQFDPDPFMDALNRWGLPWQESFSPDLVD; from the coding sequence ATGGGAAAAGCATTGATTATCGGCTGCGGCGGCGTCGCGGGCGTCGCCATCCATAAATGTTGCCAGAATTCGGAAGTGTTCACCGAAATCTGCATCGCGTCGCGCACCAAGTCGAAGTGCGACGCGCTCAAGGAAAAACTCGAAGGCGCCACCAAAACGAAGATCACCACCGCGCAGGTCGACGCGGACAAGGTGGACGAACTTGTCGCGCTCATCGAACGTGAGAAGCCGGATATCGTTATGAACCTCGCCCTGCCGTATCAGGACCTGACGATCATGGACGCCTGCCTTGCCTGCAAGGTGAACTACATGGACACCGCCAACTACGAGCCGCTCGACACCGCGAAATTTGAATACAAATGGCAGTGGGCTTATCAGGAAAAGTTCAAGGAGGCCGGAATCACCGCGCTGCTCGGCAGCGGCTTCGATCCCGGCGTGACCGGCGTGTTCTCCGCCTACGCGATGAAGCATCACTTCGACGAGATCAACTACATCGATATCCTGGACTGCAACGGGGGGGACCACGGCTATCCGTTCGCCACCAACTTCAACCCCGAAATCAACATCCGCGAGGTCTCTGCCAACGGCAGCTACTGGGAGGACGGCCGCTGGGTCGAAACCGAACCGATGCAGATCAAACGGGTCTACGATTTCCCGGAGATTGGCCCCAAGGACATGTACCTGCTGCACCATGAGGAACTCGAATCCCTCGCACTGAACATCAAGGGCATTAAACGCATCCGTTTCTTCATGACCTTTGGACAGAGCTACCTGACCCATCTCAAATGTCTCGAAAACGTCGGGATGACCTCGATTGAGCCGATCGAATTCGAGGGCAAGCAGATTGTGCCGCTCCAGTTCCTCAAAGCGGTGCTGCCCGACCCGGCTTCGCTTGGCCCGCGCACGGTCGGCAAGACGAACATCGGCTGCATCTTCCGCGGCAAAAAGGACGGCAAGGACAAGACCTACTATTTATATAATGTATGCGACCATCAGGAATGCTACCGCGAAGTTGGTTCGCAGGCAATTTCCTACACGACCGGCGTGCCCGCGATGATCGGCGCCGCGATGCTGATGAGCGGCGCATGGAAAGGCCCGGGCGTCTTCAACATTGAACAGTTCGATCCCGACCCGTTCATGGACGCGCTCAATCGGTGGGGCCTGCCGTGGCAGGAGAGCTTCTCACCGGATCTGGTAGACTGA
- the speB gene encoding agmatinase has protein sequence MSKNVETFLGCDSEYVDAKLVIFGAPFDSTTSYRPGARFASRTMRAESYGLETYSPYQDRDLADAAIFDAGDLELCFGDTHLALGDIERFADSILSDGKCPVMIGGEHLVTLGAARAAVKRYPDLHVVHFDAHADLRDDYLGAKLSHATVLRRTWELVGDGRIFQFGIRSGDHSEFLWGKEHVSTQKFTFDGLDQVVRMLAGRPVYFTLDLDVLDPSAFPGTGTPEAGGVSFLQLLDAIRQVSGLNIVACDINELSPPYDPSGISTATACKVLRELLLALS, from the coding sequence TTGAGTAAAAATGTCGAAACCTTTCTCGGCTGCGACAGTGAATATGTGGATGCAAAGCTCGTGATTTTCGGCGCGCCGTTCGATTCGACGACCTCCTACCGGCCGGGCGCCCGCTTTGCGAGCCGCACGATGCGCGCGGAAAGCTACGGGCTTGAGACCTACAGCCCCTATCAGGACAGGGATCTGGCCGATGCCGCCATCTTTGACGCGGGGGACCTGGAGCTCTGCTTCGGGGACACGCATCTCGCGCTCGGCGATATCGAACGGTTTGCGGACAGCATCCTTTCGGACGGGAAGTGCCCGGTGATGATCGGCGGAGAGCACCTTGTGACGCTCGGCGCGGCGCGGGCCGCCGTGAAGCGTTATCCGGACCTGCACGTCGTCCATTTCGACGCGCACGCCGACCTGCGGGACGACTACCTCGGCGCGAAGCTATCGCATGCGACGGTGCTGCGCCGGACATGGGAGCTTGTGGGCGACGGCAGGATTTTTCAGTTTGGCATCCGTTCGGGCGACCATAGCGAATTTTTATGGGGCAAAGAACATGTCTCCACCCAGAAGTTTACCTTCGACGGGCTCGATCAGGTCGTGCGGATGCTGGCGGGGCGGCCGGTCTACTTCACCCTCGACCTCGATGTGCTCGACCCGTCGGCGTTCCCGGGCACCGGGACGCCGGAGGCGGGCGGCGTGAGCTTTTTGCAGCTCTTGGACGCGATCCGGCAGGTGAGCGGCCTCAATATTGTCGCCTGCGACATAAACGAACTGTCGCCGCCTTACGACCCGAGCGGCATCTCGACCGCGACCGCATGTAAAGTCCTGCGGGAGCTGCTGTTGGCGCTTTCCTGA
- the speE gene encoding polyamine aminopropyltransferase, translated as MQLWFTERHTPNAQFSIKVDRQLYCGQSEFQRIDVFDSKEFGRFLTLDGYMMLTEKDEFIYHEMITHVPMAVHPNAKRILVIGAGDGGVVRELTRYSTVEQIDLVEIDELVVEVCKQHLPQTACRLSDERVNIYYQDGLKFIRRCENEYDVIIVDSTDPFGPGEGLFTKEFYGNCYKALKEDGIMVNQHESPFYDEDAIAMQRAHKRIVESFPISRVYQAHIPTYPSGHWLFGFASKKYHPTRDFNPVKWNALGLKTRYYNTQLHVGSFALPNYVEEMLRDVE; from the coding sequence TTGCAGCTATGGTTTACTGAACGGCATACCCCGAACGCGCAGTTTTCGATTAAGGTTGACCGGCAGCTCTATTGCGGGCAGAGCGAATTCCAACGGATCGATGTGTTCGATTCGAAGGAGTTCGGGCGCTTTTTGACGCTCGACGGCTATATGATGCTCACCGAAAAGGATGAGTTCATCTATCACGAGATGATTACCCATGTGCCGATGGCTGTGCATCCGAACGCAAAACGGATTCTTGTCATCGGTGCGGGAGACGGCGGGGTGGTGCGTGAGCTCACGCGCTATTCGACCGTCGAGCAGATCGACCTTGTAGAGATCGACGAGCTGGTAGTGGAGGTCTGCAAGCAGCATTTGCCGCAGACCGCTTGCCGCCTTTCGGATGAACGGGTCAACATTTACTATCAGGACGGGCTCAAATTCATCCGCCGCTGTGAGAACGAATACGACGTTATCATTGTCGATTCGACCGATCCGTTCGGACCGGGAGAGGGCCTTTTCACAAAGGAATTTTACGGAAATTGCTATAAGGCTCTCAAAGAGGACGGCATCATGGTCAACCAGCACGAAAGCCCGTTCTATGACGAGGACGCGATCGCGATGCAGCGCGCCCACAAGCGGATCGTCGAGTCGTTCCCGATCAGCCGGGTCTATCAGGCGCATATTCCGACCTATCCGTCCGGGCACTGGCTTTTCGGATTCGCTTCCAAGAAATACCACCCGACCCGGGACTTCAACCCGGTCAAATGGAATGCGCTCGGGCTGAAAACCCGTTATTATAACACGCAGCTGCACGTTGGGTCGTTCGCGCTGCCAAACTATGTGGAGGAGATGCTGCGGGATGTTGAGTAA
- a CDS encoding aminotransferase class I/II-fold pyridoxal phosphate-dependent enzyme, with protein MEKLNQDRAPIYEALERFKRMRVVPFDVPGHKRGKGSRELTDFLGEKCMTVDVNSMKPLDNLCHPVSVIREAEELAADAFGAAHAFFMVGGTTSAVQSMVLSACKKGDKIILPRNVHRSVINALILGGATPVYVNPQMNQRLGIALGMRLSDVEQAIRENPDAKAVLVNNPTYYGICSNLTEIVRIAHAHGMLVLADEAHGTHFYFGEGLPVAAMAAGADMASVSMHKSGGSLTQSSFLLCGPAVNDGYVRQVINLTQTTSGSYLLLSSLDISRKNLAVNGKEIFERVIGMAQYAREEINQIGDYYAYSRELCNGDTVCDFDVTKLSVNTFEVGLAGIEVYDILRDEYDIQVEFGDIGNILAYLSVGDRQRDLERLVSALSEIRRRYKRDKTGMLRHEYINPQVAIPPQKAFYAEKEPLPIGKSAGRICSEFVMCYPPGIPILAPGERITGEILDYIAYAKEKGCSLTGPEDMDIAYLNVTKEVQ; from the coding sequence ATGGAAAAGCTTAATCAGGATCGCGCGCCGATTTATGAGGCGCTCGAACGCTTTAAACGAATGCGTGTGGTTCCGTTCGATGTACCGGGCCACAAGCGCGGCAAGGGCAGCCGTGAACTGACCGATTTTCTTGGGGAAAAGTGTATGACGGTGGATGTGAATTCGATGAAGCCGCTCGACAACCTCTGCCATCCGGTGTCGGTTATCCGGGAGGCGGAGGAACTCGCCGCCGACGCATTCGGCGCAGCGCATGCTTTTTTTATGGTGGGCGGCACGACTTCGGCGGTGCAGAGCATGGTGCTTTCGGCCTGCAAGAAGGGCGACAAGATCATCCTGCCGCGCAACGTCCACCGCAGTGTGATAAATGCTCTTATTCTTGGCGGTGCGACGCCGGTCTATGTGAATCCCCAGATGAACCAGCGGCTCGGCATCGCGCTCGGCATGCGGCTTTCGGATGTCGAGCAGGCGATCCGCGAGAATCCGGACGCCAAGGCGGTGTTGGTCAACAACCCCACCTATTACGGCATTTGTTCAAATCTGACGGAGATTGTACGGATCGCCCATGCGCATGGGATGCTCGTGCTTGCGGACGAGGCGCACGGCACCCACTTCTATTTTGGCGAGGGCCTTCCCGTCGCCGCGATGGCGGCCGGCGCGGACATGGCGTCGGTCAGTATGCACAAGTCCGGCGGCTCGCTCACCCAGAGCTCGTTTCTGCTCTGCGGCCCGGCGGTGAACGACGGCTATGTGCGGCAGGTCATCAATCTCACCCAGACGACCAGCGGCTCTTATCTGCTGCTTTCGAGTCTCGACATCTCCCGCAAGAACCTTGCGGTAAATGGGAAGGAGATCTTCGAACGGGTGATCGGCATGGCGCAGTACGCCAGGGAGGAGATCAACCAGATCGGCGATTACTACGCCTATTCGCGGGAGCTCTGCAACGGCGACACGGTCTGCGATTTTGACGTGACCAAGCTTTCGGTCAACACCTTTGAGGTGGGGCTCGCCGGGATCGAGGTCTACGACATCCTGCGGGATGAATATGACATTCAGGTTGAGTTCGGTGACATCGGCAATATCCTCGCGTATCTTTCAGTTGGGGACCGTCAGCGCGACCTTGAACGGCTGGTGAGCGCGCTCTCCGAAATCCGCCGCCGCTACAAACGGGATAAGACGGGCATGCTGCGGCATGAGTATATCAATCCCCAGGTGGCGATCCCGCCGCAGAAGGCGTTTTACGCCGAGAAAGAACCGCTTCCGATTGGAAAAAGCGCTGGGCGTATCTGTTCGGAATTTGTCATGTGCTATCCGCCGGGCATCCCGATCCTGGCGCCTGGCGAGCGGATTACCGGGGAAATACTTGATTATATCGCGTATGCCAAGGAGAAGGGCTGTTCGCTGACCGGCCCGGAGGACATGGATATCGCGTATCTCAATGTGACAAAGGAGGTGCAGTAA
- the speD gene encoding adenosylmethionine decarboxylase: MENKLKLYGFNNLTKSLSFNIYDVCYAKSEREQRDYIAYIDEQYNSERLTKILYNVTEMIGAHVLNVSKQDYDPQGASVTFLIAEESMHPVGGETVVAHLDKSHVTVHTYPEYHPDTCLATFRVDIDVATCGEITPLSTLDYLIGSFDSDIITMDYRIRGFTRDLQGKKLFIDHKITSIQDYIDDRTLQKYDAIDINVYQSNIFHTKMLIKEVDLQNYLFNTDVYELPPRTRLQITNSLRQEMIEIFSGSNVY, translated from the coding sequence ATGGAAAATAAGCTGAAACTGTATGGTTTTAATAATCTGACAAAATCGCTGAGCTTCAATATTTATGATGTCTGCTATGCGAAAAGCGAACGCGAGCAGCGGGATTACATCGCCTATATCGATGAGCAGTACAATTCCGAAAGGCTGACGAAAATCCTCTATAATGTTACAGAAATGATCGGAGCGCATGTGCTCAATGTCTCAAAGCAGGATTATGACCCGCAGGGCGCGAGCGTGACCTTCCTTATTGCAGAGGAAAGTATGCATCCGGTGGGTGGTGAAACGGTGGTCGCGCATCTCGATAAAAGCCATGTCACAGTACATACCTATCCGGAATATCACCCGGACACCTGCCTTGCCACCTTTCGGGTGGACATCGACGTGGCAACCTGTGGGGAGATCACACCGCTTTCGACCCTCGATTACCTGATCGGTTCGTTTGACAGCGACATCATCACAATGGATTACCGCATTCGGGGCTTCACCCGCGACTTACAGGGCAAAAAGCTCTTTATCGACCATAAGATCACCTCGATCCAGGACTACATCGACGACCGTACCTTGCAAAAATACGACGCGATCGATATCAACGTCTACCAGTCGAATATTTTTCACACCAAAATGCTGATCAAAGAGGTGGATTTGCAGAACTACCTCTTCAACACCGATGTGTACGAGCTTCCGCCGCGCACCCGCCTGCAGATCACAAACAGCCTGCGCCAGGAGATGATCGAAATCTTCTCGGGCAGCAACGTCTACTGA
- a CDS encoding DUF7507 domain-containing protein yields the protein MPTSLQNQARISYSYDGAVSPEVANSNTTTTTLLDEYSLLADKSVLSNTYRPGENITYVIRLKNNGRGDLFNVTVIDNLGGTVAPDPLVYLLSSARLYVNGALTPLTPTIGAGRLTFTLPVPLEAGDTALILYIAAVRDDLAADYGQITNTATVSANGGSASGQQVTAGPVSATLLREAYADVSIIKSADKQVVSSGETLTYTFTLTNTGNQAATGVVLTDTLPAGFAITSVSVTSGGTTTVYPSTEYTVDPTTNTITLPNTTGTQITVPAAVGGVPGVVTVTIVGTVTAL from the coding sequence ATGCCTACATCTTTGCAAAACCAGGCCCGTATTTCGTACAGCTATGATGGCGCGGTTTCGCCCGAAGTCGCAAATTCGAATACAACCACCACAACCCTGCTGGATGAATACAGCCTGCTTGCGGACAAAAGTGTCCTCAGCAATACCTATCGCCCAGGTGAAAATATCACCTATGTCATCCGCCTGAAAAACAATGGCCGGGGGGATCTTTTCAACGTCACTGTAATCGACAACCTTGGCGGGACCGTTGCGCCCGATCCGCTGGTATATCTGCTTTCCTCGGCGCGTCTGTACGTGAACGGGGCCCTCACGCCGCTTACCCCGACCATCGGCGCGGGCCGCTTGACTTTCACCCTGCCGGTTCCGCTTGAGGCGGGGGACACCGCGCTGATTTTGTACATTGCCGCCGTACGGGATGATTTGGCGGCCGACTACGGACAGATCACCAATACTGCGACCGTCTCTGCGAACGGTGGTTCCGCCAGCGGCCAGCAGGTTACGGCTGGACCAGTCAGCGCCACGCTGCTGCGCGAGGCGTATGCGGATGTCTCAATCATCAAATCGGCTGATAAGCAGGTTGTATCGTCCGGCGAAACGCTGACCTATACCTTCACGCTGACCAATACCGGGAACCAGGCGGCCACCGGCGTTGTACTGACGGATACGCTGCCGGCCGGATTTGCCATCACATCGGTATCGGTCACCAGCGGCGGTACGACCACGGTCTATCCGTCTACCGAATACACAGTTGATCCGACCACCAACACGATTACCCTGCCGAATACGACCGGAACACAGATCACGGTGCCGGCGGCTGTCGGCGGCGTGCCGGGCGTTGTGACCGTCACCATCGTGGGAACCGTTACAGCCCTGTGA
- a CDS encoding bactofilin family protein, producing MNKKNHFSQAVKDLLEGKNEEPIIGNAQPEKAAIEKKAEPHPTVPPVVPQEPAVPAKRPVSAAPLSAGPTIIAQGTTIIGDIKASGDVEMLGSLRGNLEGSGVLKLCGKIAGNIKGKQIELCNSALQGDITATADVIIDSGSVVVGNITANSVVLGGRVKGNLIANTTVAFSENALLIGNVQASQLSVSNGAKLEGEINIRREKEDERAFDQDLII from the coding sequence ATGAACAAGAAAAACCATTTTTCTCAGGCTGTCAAAGACCTCCTGGAAGGAAAAAACGAGGAGCCTATCATCGGCAATGCCCAGCCAGAAAAAGCCGCGATCGAAAAAAAAGCAGAGCCGCACCCAACCGTTCCCCCTGTCGTTCCACAGGAGCCAGCGGTTCCTGCCAAAAGGCCAGTTTCTGCGGCCCCCTTGTCCGCCGGACCGACCATCATCGCGCAGGGGACAACGATCATCGGCGATATCAAGGCTTCCGGCGATGTCGAGATGCTTGGCAGTCTGCGGGGAAACCTTGAAGGCAGCGGCGTGCTCAAACTATGCGGAAAAATTGCCGGCAATATCAAGGGCAAGCAGATTGAACTGTGCAATTCCGCTCTGCAGGGGGATATTACCGCAACCGCCGACGTGATCATTGACAGCGGATCGGTTGTCGTGGGCAACATCACCGCAAACAGCGTTGTGCTGGGCGGGCGGGTCAAAGGCAACCTCATTGCAAACACCACCGTCGCGTTCAGCGAAAATGCGCTGCTGATCGGAAATGTGCAGGCATCCCAGCTCTCGGTCAGCAATGGCGCCAAACTGGAAGGCGAAATCAATATCAGGCGTGAAAAAGAAGATGAACGCGCATTTGACCAGGATCTCATCATCTGA